The Phycisphaeraceae bacterium genome has a window encoding:
- a CDS encoding PD40 domain-containing protein: MWTATAFVMNADGSNKTRIYLAPKGASIRGPVWSPDGTQIAFWGRIGGVSGIHTINADGSGFRRIVTLEYQYSLATFPDWSPVPAPDGEHKIVFTDGPSGDYRDIFVVNPDGSELTRLTDGATTLEWYSYAAWMPDGVRIISAPDFESALLIHVAQTNTGSENETLEIASVEPIPGLSDPIFPRSANHSDWIAMSDWEFTGPLEIRVVDLTDVQAPQMLFSLNLGNDLRWASFSPDDSRIAFHRSGASGGIYRINLDGTGLTLLSNKGVDPNWRR; the protein is encoded by the coding sequence ATGTGGACGGCAACGGCCTTCGTGATGAACGCCGACGGAAGCAACAAGACTCGCATCTACCTGGCGCCGAAGGGTGCATCGATCCGAGGCCCCGTCTGGTCGCCGGACGGCACGCAGATCGCCTTCTGGGGGCGGATCGGCGGCGTCAGCGGCATCCACACCATCAACGCCGATGGGAGCGGGTTCCGTCGCATCGTGACGCTCGAGTACCAGTACTCCCTCGCCACGTTCCCCGACTGGTCGCCGGTCCCTGCACCGGATGGCGAGCACAAGATCGTCTTCACCGACGGGCCATCGGGGGATTATCGGGACATCTTCGTGGTCAACCCGGATGGATCCGAACTGACGCGCCTGACGGACGGCGCAACGACGCTCGAGTGGTATTCGTACGCTGCGTGGATGCCGGACGGGGTGAGGATCATCAGCGCGCCGGACTTCGAGAGTGCCCTGCTCATTCACGTCGCTCAGACGAATACCGGGAGTGAGAACGAAACGCTGGAGATCGCTTCGGTGGAGCCGATCCCCGGCCTCTCTGACCCGATCTTCCCGCGCAGCGCCAACCACAGTGACTGGATCGCCATGTCCGATTGGGAGTTCACGGGTCCGCTCGAGATTCGGGTGGTGGACCTGACGGATGTGCAGGCGCCTCAGATGCTGTTCTCGCTCAACCTGGGCAACGACCTGCGCTGGGCGAGTTTCTCGCCGGATGACTCGCGGATCGCCTTCCACCGCAGCGGCGCGTCGGGCGGTATCTACCGCATCAACCTCGACGGCACGGGGCTGACGCTGCTGTCGAACAAGGGCGTCGATCCGAACTGGAGGCGCTGA